In Streptomyces sp. P3, one DNA window encodes the following:
- a CDS encoding ATP-binding protein encodes MATAAAARAHARTVVEADWDPVTCPAHETDVIDLLLVVSELVTNALRHGGGLAGFEAVSGADGIRMTVRDHSDEVPPGVCGPAPPAGGATGGYGWPLVLRLAREVDIEKEPAGGKAIRVFVPIRTAGESL; translated from the coding sequence GTGGCGACCGCTGCCGCCGCCCGGGCCCACGCCCGGACGGTGGTGGAGGCCGACTGGGACCCGGTGACGTGCCCGGCGCACGAGACGGACGTGATCGACCTGCTGCTGGTCGTCTCCGAGCTGGTGACCAACGCCCTGCGGCACGGCGGCGGACTCGCCGGCTTCGAGGCCGTGTCCGGCGCCGACGGGATCCGGATGACGGTACGGGACCACAGTGACGAGGTTCCGCCCGGTGTGTGCGGGCCCGCCCCGCCGGCCGGCGGGGCCACCGGCGGCTACGGCTGGCCGCTGGTGCTGCGTCTGGCCCGGGAGGTCGACATCGAGAAGGAGCCGGCGGGCGGCAAGGCGATCAGGGTGTTCGTACCGATCCGCACGGCCGGCGAGTCGCTCTGA
- a CDS encoding ATP-binding protein: protein MAAEPRGNDALSSWAIPGRTVRFTGEPQDVTGARLATEEFLRELARASPPMASECWHDIVLIVTELAANAVQYAPGPFEVHLRRTFDGVHVTVHDTNSTPPTPRPFHPDTGGGGIGWYLVDTLCSQVSVVPNEAGRGEGKDVHVFLPW, encoded by the coding sequence ATGGCAGCCGAACCGCGGGGTAATGACGCATTGTCCTCCTGGGCGATTCCGGGCCGTACGGTCCGCTTCACGGGTGAACCGCAGGACGTGACGGGTGCGCGTCTGGCCACGGAGGAGTTCCTCCGGGAGCTGGCGCGGGCCTCGCCGCCCATGGCGTCGGAGTGCTGGCACGACATCGTGCTGATCGTCACGGAACTGGCGGCCAACGCGGTCCAGTACGCGCCGGGTCCCTTCGAGGTGCACCTGCGGCGCACCTTCGACGGGGTGCACGTCACGGTGCACGACACCAACAGCACGCCGCCGACCCCGCGGCCCTTTCATCCCGACACCGGCGGCGGGGGCATCGGCTGGTACCTGGTGGACACGCTCTGCAGTCAGGTCAGCGTGGTGCCGAACGAGGCGGGCCGGGGTGAGGGCAAGGACGTCCACGTCTTCCTGCCCTGGTGA
- a CDS encoding long-chain fatty acid--CoA ligase, with translation MRDFALAPPAAPPLTGGLADTVFDTAARTPALAVLSRRTDAASGAWEEVTAVELRDEVVDLAKGFVASGISPGHRVAIMARTRYEWTVLCHALWVVGAEVVPVYPTSSREQVEWILRDADCVGVVVEDEQSVMTVGSVCAALPALRHVWQLDAGALEELTRRGEPVSITTVDSLRRIVLPDSTAVIAYTSGTSGRALGCALSHRSLASPCDTLLAGWGHTAAPAGRPASVLAFLPFSHVYGLMIQGLCLRGGIVMGHQPDIGAEALAESLRTFRPTYLYAVPSVFEKIYKNFLRAAQEAGRGALFERAAKTARDFAAAVERQRLGRGSGPGLDLRLQHALFERTVYRRLRAALGGRVHRATSGGSPLHRDLSLFYEGIGIYVHDGYGLTETAGGITMQPLGREKSGTVGQPLPGVDVRVANDGEILVRGPSVFQGYVNDDAATRAALAGGWLATGDLGFLDSDGYLTITGRKKDVIITSSGKSVAPTALEQRLRMHPLVHQAVVVGDNRPCVGALITLDPDFLAHWRGSLTLHGDPQSREAREENALREEIGRAVAAANSSVSRSESIRAFRILPQPFDQANGLLTPSMKLRRDSIVAHYAAEIEAMYQARARLPRQSPQEEVLSWDDADDVFR, from the coding sequence ATGCGCGACTTCGCTCTCGCTCCCCCAGCCGCCCCGCCCCTGACCGGGGGCCTCGCCGACACCGTCTTCGACACCGCCGCCCGTACCCCTGCCCTAGCGGTGCTCTCCCGCCGTACGGACGCCGCCTCCGGCGCCTGGGAGGAGGTGACCGCCGTCGAACTGCGGGACGAGGTGGTCGATCTGGCCAAGGGGTTCGTGGCCTCCGGCATCTCCCCCGGACACCGCGTCGCGATCATGGCGCGTACCCGGTACGAGTGGACCGTGCTGTGCCACGCCCTGTGGGTGGTGGGCGCCGAGGTCGTCCCCGTCTATCCGACGTCCTCGCGTGAGCAGGTCGAGTGGATCCTGCGGGACGCCGACTGCGTCGGCGTGGTCGTCGAGGACGAACAGAGCGTGATGACCGTGGGATCGGTGTGCGCGGCCCTGCCGGCGCTGCGGCACGTGTGGCAGTTGGACGCCGGAGCCCTCGAGGAGCTCACCCGGCGCGGCGAACCGGTGTCCATCACCACGGTCGACTCACTGCGCAGGATCGTGCTGCCCGACTCGACCGCGGTGATCGCCTACACCTCCGGCACCTCGGGCCGGGCACTGGGCTGCGCGCTGAGTCATCGCAGCCTGGCCAGCCCCTGCGACACCCTGCTGGCCGGCTGGGGGCACACGGCCGCGCCCGCCGGCCGGCCGGCCAGCGTGCTGGCCTTCCTGCCGTTCTCCCACGTGTACGGGCTGATGATCCAGGGGCTGTGTCTGCGCGGCGGCATCGTGATGGGCCACCAGCCCGACATAGGCGCGGAAGCGCTCGCGGAGTCGCTGCGCACCTTCCGCCCGACGTATCTGTACGCCGTTCCCTCGGTGTTCGAGAAGATCTACAAGAACTTCCTGCGGGCGGCCCAGGAAGCGGGGCGCGGCGCTCTGTTCGAGCGGGCGGCGAAGACGGCCCGCGACTTCGCGGCCGCCGTCGAACGGCAGCGGCTGGGCCGCGGCTCCGGGCCCGGCCTCGACCTGCGACTCCAGCACGCCCTGTTCGAACGGACGGTGTACCGCAGACTCCGGGCCGCGCTCGGCGGCCGGGTCCACCGCGCCACGTCGGGCGGCTCCCCGCTGCACCGGGACCTCTCGCTGTTCTACGAGGGCATCGGCATCTACGTGCACGACGGGTACGGCCTGACGGAGACCGCCGGCGGGATCACCATGCAGCCGCTCGGCCGGGAGAAGTCGGGCACGGTGGGACAGCCCCTGCCGGGCGTGGACGTCCGGGTGGCGAACGACGGGGAGATCCTGGTGCGCGGCCCGTCGGTGTTCCAGGGGTACGTCAACGACGACGCCGCGACGCGGGCGGCCCTGGCGGGCGGCTGGCTGGCCACCGGCGACCTCGGCTTCCTGGACTCCGACGGCTACCTCACGATCACCGGCCGCAAGAAGGACGTCATCATCACCAGCAGCGGCAAGAGCGTGGCGCCGACGGCGCTTGAGCAGCGGCTGCGCATGCATCCGCTGGTCCACCAGGCGGTGGTGGTGGGCGACAACCGGCCGTGCGTGGGCGCGCTGATCACGCTGGACCCGGATTTCCTGGCGCACTGGCGGGGAAGTCTGACGCTGCACGGCGACCCGCAGAGCCGGGAGGCGCGCGAGGAGAACGCCCTGCGCGAGGAGATCGGGCGGGCCGTGGCCGCCGCCAACAGCTCGGTGTCGCGCTCGGAGTCGATCCGGGCGTTCCGTATCCTGCCGCAGCCGTTCGACCAGGCCAACGGGCTACTGACGCCCTCGATGAAACTGCGCCGTGACTCGATCGTCGCGCACTACGCGGCGGAGATCGAGGCGATGTACCAGGCGCGGGCCCGGCTGCCCCGGCAGAGCCCGCAGGAGGAGGTCCTGAGCTGGGACGACGCGGACGACGTCTTCCGGTGA
- a CDS encoding glutamate--cysteine ligase, whose protein sequence is MRTVGVEEELLLVDPETGEPRALSAAVLARAARCEDGEDDVFEKELHSQMLEFATHPQSGMDDLGAEIVRIRGEAARHARGAGCAVAALATSPLPVRPSVSMNRRYQWMAEQFGIATQEQMVCGCHVHVSVGSDEEGVAVVDRIRPWLSVLMALSANSPFWQGRETGYSSYRSRVWQRWPSAGPTELFGSAERYHRRVADMVATGTILDEGMVYFDARLSARYPTVEVRVSDVCLHADTAVLVATLVRGLVETAARDLEAGREPVDHSVSLLRLAGWRAARSGLTGDLLHPATMRRAPAETVVGALLKHVEDALADAGDLERARAACGELLRRGNGAHLQREVFGRTGSLREVVAACVRQTQA, encoded by the coding sequence GTGCGCACCGTGGGAGTGGAGGAGGAACTCCTCCTGGTCGACCCTGAGACCGGCGAACCGCGGGCTCTGTCCGCCGCCGTCCTGGCCCGCGCCGCGCGGTGCGAGGACGGCGAGGACGACGTCTTCGAGAAGGAACTGCACAGCCAGATGCTCGAGTTCGCCACCCATCCGCAGTCGGGGATGGACGACCTCGGCGCGGAGATCGTGCGGATACGCGGGGAGGCTGCCCGGCACGCCCGGGGGGCCGGGTGCGCGGTGGCGGCGCTGGCCACGTCGCCGCTGCCGGTGCGCCCCTCGGTCAGCATGAACCGGCGCTACCAGTGGATGGCGGAGCAGTTCGGCATCGCCACGCAGGAGCAGATGGTGTGCGGCTGCCATGTCCATGTGTCCGTCGGCTCGGACGAGGAGGGCGTCGCGGTCGTCGACCGCATCCGTCCCTGGCTGTCGGTGCTGATGGCGCTGAGCGCCAACTCGCCCTTCTGGCAGGGCCGGGAGACGGGTTACAGCAGCTACCGCAGCCGGGTGTGGCAGCGCTGGCCGTCGGCGGGTCCGACCGAGCTGTTCGGTTCGGCGGAGCGCTACCACCGGCGGGTCGCGGACATGGTGGCCACGGGCACCATCCTCGACGAGGGCATGGTCTATTTCGACGCCCGGTTGTCGGCGCGCTATCCGACGGTGGAGGTGCGGGTGTCGGACGTCTGTCTGCACGCGGACACGGCGGTGCTCGTCGCCACGCTGGTGCGCGGGCTCGTCGAGACGGCCGCCCGGGACCTGGAGGCCGGCCGGGAGCCGGTGGACCACAGTGTGAGCCTGTTGCGGCTGGCCGGCTGGCGGGCGGCCCGCTCGGGGCTGACGGGGGACCTTCTGCATCCGGCGACCATGCGGCGCGCTCCCGCCGAGACGGTCGTCGGTGCACTGCTGAAGCACGTGGAGGACGCGCTGGCGGACGCCGGAGACCTGGAGCGGGCCCGCGCTGCGTGCGGCGAGCTGCTGCGGCGGGGCAACGGCGCGCACCTCCAGCGCGAGGTGTTCGGACGCACCGGCAGTCTGCGCGAGGTGGTCGCCGCCTGTGTGCGCCAGACCCAGGCCTGA
- the glgB gene encoding 1,4-alpha-glucan branching enzyme translates to MALRDTSPPESAGPRPRTAPALDAGDRGRLLSGAHHDPHALLGAHPVPGGILFRTLRPFADAVSVVIDGDPTPLVSEGDGLFAVVLPLDAVPAYTLLVSYQGAEHKVDDPYRFLPALGDLDLHLVREGRHEELWKALGAEPMAHQGVLGTRFTVWAPNARGVRVAGDFCFWDGTAFPMRSLGASGVWELFLPGIGEGARYKFEITSRHGERFLKADPMARRAEVPPDTASIVHASHYEWSDGDWMAHRGDVPVHVAPFSVYEVHLPSWRPGLTYRELAEQLPAYVSDLGFTHVELMPVAQHPFSGSWGYQVTGFYAPTARLGTPDDFRYLVDALHRAGIGVIVDWVPAHFPKDDWALGRFDGEPLYEPGDSRRAEHPDWGTYEFDFGRVEVRNFLVANATYWCEEFHIDGLRVDAVASMLYLDYSRDSGQWTPNVFGGREDLAAMAFLQEMNATVYRRNPGVVTIAEESTAWDGVTRPTDSGGLGFGLKWNMGWMHDSLQYIGKEPVHRKYHHNEMTFSMVYAYSENYVLPISHDEVVHGKQALVSKMPGDWWQRRANHRAYLGFMWAHPGKQLLFMGQEFAQGAEWSEAHGPEWWLLDAGYASAGDHRGVQDLVRDLNAVYRATPALWERDTDPAGFRWVLGDAAEDNVFAFLRHDAQGAPLLAVSNFSPVVRHDYRLVVPAGVPAWREVLNTDAERYGGSGVGLPGVVPARDGELRLTLPPLATVWMAPSSV, encoded by the coding sequence GTGGCCCTGCGTGACACCTCTCCGCCTGAGTCGGCCGGCCCCCGCCCGCGTACGGCGCCCGCGCTCGACGCGGGCGACCGCGGACGGCTGCTCTCCGGCGCCCACCACGATCCGCACGCGCTGCTCGGCGCGCACCCGGTGCCGGGCGGGATCCTCTTCCGGACGCTGCGGCCCTTCGCCGACGCCGTGAGCGTGGTGATCGACGGCGATCCCACCCCGCTGGTCTCGGAGGGCGACGGCCTCTTCGCGGTCGTGCTGCCGCTGGACGCGGTGCCCGCGTACACGCTGCTGGTGTCGTACCAGGGCGCCGAGCACAAGGTGGACGATCCCTACCGGTTCCTGCCGGCCCTGGGCGACCTCGATCTGCACCTCGTCCGGGAGGGGCGGCACGAGGAGCTGTGGAAGGCGCTCGGCGCCGAGCCGATGGCCCACCAGGGCGTGCTCGGCACCCGGTTCACCGTATGGGCGCCCAACGCCCGGGGGGTGCGGGTCGCGGGGGACTTCTGCTTCTGGGACGGGACGGCCTTCCCGATGCGGTCCCTCGGCGCGTCCGGGGTGTGGGAGCTGTTCCTGCCCGGGATCGGCGAGGGCGCCCGGTACAAGTTCGAGATCACCTCGCGGCACGGCGAGCGGTTCCTCAAGGCGGACCCGATGGCCCGGCGCGCCGAGGTGCCGCCGGACACGGCTTCGATCGTGCACGCCTCGCACTACGAGTGGTCGGACGGGGACTGGATGGCGCATCGGGGCGACGTCCCGGTGCATGTCGCCCCGTTCTCCGTGTACGAGGTCCATCTGCCGTCCTGGCGGCCGGGCCTGACGTACCGGGAACTGGCGGAGCAGCTGCCCGCGTATGTCTCCGACCTCGGCTTCACGCATGTGGAGCTCATGCCGGTCGCCCAGCATCCGTTCTCGGGTTCCTGGGGCTACCAGGTCACCGGCTTCTACGCGCCCACCGCCCGGCTCGGCACCCCGGACGACTTCAGGTACCTGGTGGACGCGCTGCACCGGGCCGGCATCGGCGTGATCGTGGACTGGGTGCCGGCGCACTTCCCCAAGGACGACTGGGCGCTCGGCCGGTTCGACGGGGAGCCGCTGTACGAGCCCGGCGACTCGCGGCGGGCCGAGCATCCGGACTGGGGGACGTACGAGTTCGACTTCGGCCGGGTGGAGGTGCGCAACTTCCTGGTGGCGAACGCCACTTACTGGTGCGAGGAGTTCCACATCGACGGCCTGCGGGTGGACGCCGTCGCCTCCATGCTCTACCTGGACTACTCACGCGACTCCGGACAGTGGACGCCGAACGTGTTCGGCGGCCGCGAGGACCTGGCCGCCATGGCGTTCCTGCAGGAGATGAACGCGACGGTGTACCGCCGCAATCCGGGCGTCGTGACGATCGCCGAGGAGTCCACCGCCTGGGACGGCGTGACCCGGCCGACGGACAGCGGCGGTCTGGGCTTCGGGCTGAAGTGGAACATGGGCTGGATGCACGACTCGTTGCAGTACATCGGCAAGGAGCCGGTGCACCGCAAGTACCACCACAACGAGATGACCTTCTCGATGGTGTACGCCTACAGCGAGAACTACGTGCTGCCCATCTCGCACGACGAGGTGGTCCACGGCAAGCAGGCGCTGGTCTCCAAGATGCCGGGCGACTGGTGGCAGCGGCGCGCCAACCACCGTGCCTACCTGGGCTTCATGTGGGCGCATCCGGGCAAGCAGCTCCTCTTCATGGGGCAGGAGTTCGCGCAGGGCGCGGAGTGGTCCGAGGCGCACGGCCCCGAGTGGTGGCTGCTCGACGCCGGGTACGCGTCGGCGGGCGACCACCGGGGCGTGCAGGACCTGGTGCGCGACCTCAACGCCGTGTACCGGGCCACTCCCGCGCTGTGGGAGCGCGACACCGACCCGGCCGGCTTCCGGTGGGTGCTGGGGGACGCCGCAGAGGACAACGTCTTCGCGTTCCTGCGGCACGACGCGCAGGGCGCGCCGCTCCTGGCCGTCAGCAACTTCTCCCCGGTGGTGCGCCACGACTACCGCCTCGTCGTCCCCGCCGGCGTCCCGGCCTGGCGTGAGGTGCTCAACACCGACGCCGAGCGCTACGGCGGCAGCGGCGTCGGCCTGCCCGGCGTCGTCCCCGCGCGCGACGGGGAGCTCAGGCTGACATTGCCCCCGCTGGCGACGGTCTGGATGGCCCCGTCGTCCGTGTGA
- a CDS encoding maltokinase yields the protein MRPGTVSGVRSAGPLGALLCEWLPRQRWFAGKDRPLTDLRMLSMTELYPGCLHLLVHAGQSGVPTPGCTPPAGDCYQLLLGLQEHLSPRLGRALIGRVEEGPLAGLTVHDALQDPRSAHLLLERMRHPGTLGPLSFESDPAVSLPPGLAPRLLEAEQSNTSLVYGDAFILKIFRRIQPGVNPDLEVPVALAGQGCGRVPAPVAWFRTTHPQEATLGVLQPFLPDASDGWTLALRALSRGEDFTAEAEELGRATADVHLALAAALPAGPDAEDGRTAAAMTERLEAAAHHVPALRPFVPGLITAFGALSACDAGPPAQRIHGDLHLGQVLRAGRDWFVIDFEGEPSRPLAERRSAHSPVRDIAGMLRSFDYAARQRRPWRPEWARRCREAYCAGYAARAGWDPRKKHALLRAYETDRAVYEVLYEARNRPDWLPVPMAAIERLAVRGG from the coding sequence CTGCGCCCGGGCACCGTGAGCGGCGTCCGCTCCGCGGGCCCGCTCGGCGCGCTGCTGTGCGAGTGGCTGCCCCGCCAGCGCTGGTTCGCCGGCAAGGACCGCCCGCTCACCGACCTGCGCATGCTGTCGATGACCGAGCTGTACCCGGGCTGTCTGCATCTGCTGGTGCACGCCGGCCAGTCGGGCGTCCCGACACCGGGGTGCACTCCCCCGGCCGGCGACTGCTACCAGTTGCTCCTCGGCCTCCAGGAGCATCTGTCGCCGCGGCTCGGGCGTGCGCTGATCGGCAGGGTGGAGGAGGGTCCGCTGGCCGGGCTGACCGTCCATGACGCGCTCCAGGACCCGCGCTCGGCGCACCTCCTCCTGGAGCGGATGCGGCACCCCGGCACACTCGGCCCGTTGTCGTTCGAGTCGGACCCTGCGGTGTCGCTGCCCCCGGGGCTCGCGCCGCGACTGCTGGAGGCCGAGCAGTCCAACACCTCCCTGGTGTACGGGGACGCGTTCATCCTGAAGATCTTCCGGCGCATCCAGCCCGGGGTGAACCCCGATCTGGAGGTGCCGGTCGCGCTGGCCGGCCAGGGGTGCGGGCGGGTGCCCGCACCCGTCGCCTGGTTCCGGACAACCCATCCGCAGGAGGCGACGCTCGGCGTGCTGCAGCCGTTCCTGCCCGACGCCTCGGACGGCTGGACGCTGGCGCTGCGCGCGCTCTCCCGCGGCGAGGACTTCACGGCGGAGGCCGAGGAACTGGGGCGGGCCACGGCGGACGTCCATCTGGCGCTCGCCGCGGCCCTTCCGGCCGGTCCGGACGCGGAGGACGGGCGCACGGCGGCCGCGATGACCGAGCGGCTGGAGGCGGCCGCACACCACGTGCCGGCGCTGCGGCCGTTCGTGCCGGGCCTCATCACCGCGTTCGGCGCGCTCTCGGCGTGCGACGCGGGTCCGCCCGCCCAGCGCATCCACGGCGACCTGCACCTCGGGCAGGTCCTGCGCGCCGGACGCGACTGGTTCGTCATCGACTTCGAGGGCGAGCCGTCCCGTCCGCTGGCCGAGCGGCGCAGCGCCCACTCGCCGGTCCGGGACATCGCCGGAATGCTGCGCTCCTTCGACTACGCCGCCCGCCAGCGCCGCCCCTGGCGGCCGGAGTGGGCGCGGCGTTGCCGGGAGGCCTACTGCGCGGGCTACGCGGCCCGCGCGGGCTGGGACCCCCGTAAGAAACATGCCCTGCTGCGCGCCTACGAGACGGACCGGGCCGTGTACGAAGTGCTGTACGAGGCCCGTAACCGTCCCGACTGGCTGCCCGTACCCATGGCGGCGATCGAACGACTCGCCGTCCGAGGAGGCTGA
- the treS gene encoding maltose alpha-D-glucosyltransferase produces MTVNEPVPDTFEDTPAKDRDPEWFKRAVFYEVLVRSFQDSNGDGIGDLKGITAKLDYLQWLGVDCLWLPPFFKSPLRDGGYDVSDYTAVLPEFGDLADFVEFVDAAHQRGMRVIIDFVMNHTSDQHPWFQESRNNPDGPYGDYYMWADDDKQYPDARIIFVDTEVSNWTFDPVRKQYFFHRFFSHQPDLNYENPAVQEEILAALRFWLDLGIDGFRLDAVPYLYAADGTNCENLPATHQFLKRVRRDIDAHYPDTVILAEANQWPEDVVDYFGDYTSGGDECHMAFHFPVMPRIFMAVRRESRHPVSEILAKTPAIPASCQWGIFLRNHDELTLEMVTDEERDYMYAEYAKDPRMRANIGIRRRLAPLLDNDRNQIELFTALLLSLPGSPILYYGDEIGMGDNIWLGDRDAVRTPMQWTPDRNAGFSSCDPGRLSLPTIMDPVYGYQVTNVEASMSSPSSLLHWTRRMIEIRKQNPAFGLGTYTELPSSNPAVLAFLREHEDDLVLCVHNFSRFAQPTELDLSRFHGRYPVELFGTVRFPPVGELPYLLTLAGHGFYWFRLTRAASRTGRRP; encoded by the coding sequence ATGACCGTCAACGAGCCCGTTCCGGACACCTTCGAGGACACACCCGCAAAGGACCGCGACCCCGAGTGGTTCAAACGCGCCGTGTTCTACGAGGTCCTCGTCCGCTCCTTCCAGGACAGCAACGGCGACGGCATCGGCGACCTCAAAGGCATCACCGCCAAACTCGACTACCTGCAATGGCTCGGAGTCGACTGCCTCTGGCTCCCGCCCTTCTTCAAGTCACCCCTGCGCGACGGCGGCTACGACGTCTCCGACTACACCGCCGTCCTCCCCGAGTTCGGCGACCTCGCCGACTTCGTCGAATTCGTCGACGCCGCCCACCAACGCGGCATGCGCGTCATCATCGACTTCGTCATGAACCACACCAGCGACCAGCACCCGTGGTTCCAGGAATCCCGCAACAACCCCGACGGACCCTACGGCGACTACTACATGTGGGCCGACGACGACAAGCAGTACCCCGACGCCCGCATCATCTTCGTCGACACCGAAGTCTCCAACTGGACCTTCGACCCCGTCCGCAAGCAGTACTTCTTCCACCGCTTCTTCTCCCACCAGCCCGACCTCAACTACGAGAACCCCGCCGTCCAGGAGGAGATCCTGGCCGCACTGCGGTTCTGGCTGGACCTCGGGATCGACGGCTTCCGCCTCGACGCGGTGCCCTATCTCTACGCGGCCGACGGCACCAACTGCGAGAACCTGCCCGCGACCCACCAGTTCCTCAAGCGGGTGCGCCGTGACATCGACGCGCACTATCCGGACACGGTGATCCTGGCCGAGGCCAACCAGTGGCCCGAGGACGTCGTCGACTACTTCGGCGACTACACCTCCGGCGGCGACGAATGCCACATGGCGTTCCACTTCCCCGTCATGCCCCGCATCTTCATGGCCGTCCGCCGCGAATCACGCCACCCCGTCTCCGAGATCCTCGCCAAGACCCCCGCCATCCCCGCAAGCTGCCAATGGGGCATCTTCCTGCGCAACCACGACGAGCTCACCCTCGAAATGGTCACCGACGAAGAACGCGACTACATGTACGCCGAATACGCCAAAGACCCGCGTATGCGCGCCAACATCGGCATCCGCCGCCGCCTCGCACCCCTCCTCGACAACGACCGCAACCAGATCGAGCTCTTCACCGCCCTGCTGCTCTCCCTGCCCGGCTCCCCGATCCTCTACTACGGCGACGAGATCGGCATGGGCGACAACATCTGGCTCGGCGACCGCGACGCCGTCCGCACCCCCATGCAGTGGACCCCCGACCGCAACGCCGGATTCTCCTCCTGCGACCCCGGACGCCTCTCCCTGCCCACCATCATGGACCCCGTCTACGGCTACCAGGTCACCAACGTCGAGGCGTCCATGTCGTCGCCCTCCTCGCTCCTGCACTGGACCCGCCGCATGATCGAGATCCGCAAACAGAACCCCGCCTTCGGCCTCGGCACCTACACCGAACTCCCCTCCTCCAACCCCGCCGTCCTCGCCTTCCTGCGCGAACACGAGGACGACCTCGTCCTGTGCGTCCACAACTTCTCCCGCTTCGCCCAGCCCACCGAACTCGACCTCAGCCGCTTCCACGGCCGCTACCCCGTCGAACTCTTCGGCACAGTCCGCTTCCCACCCGTCGGCGAACTCCCCTACCTGCTCACCCTCGCCGGCCACGGCTTCTACTGGTTCCGGCTCACCAGAGCCGCGTCCCGGACCGGCCGCCGCCCGTGA